In Paraburkholderia caribensis, a single window of DNA contains:
- the rplL gene encoding 50S ribosomal protein L7/L12, which yields MAIAKEDILEAVGAMSVLELNELVKAFEEKFGVSAAAVAVAGPAGAGGGAAAAEEQTEFTVILTETGANKVSVIKAVRELTGLGLKEAKDLVDGAPKPVKEAVPKAAAEEAKKKLEEAGAKAEIK from the coding sequence ATGGCAATCGCAAAAGAAGACATCCTCGAAGCCGTAGGCGCGATGTCGGTTCTGGAACTGAACGAACTGGTCAAGGCATTCGAAGAAAAGTTTGGCGTGTCGGCTGCTGCTGTTGCAGTTGCTGGCCCGGCAGGCGCTGGCGGCGGCGCTGCTGCTGCTGAAGAGCAAACCGAGTTCACGGTTATCCTGACCGAAACGGGCGCAAACAAGGTTTCCGTGATTAAGGCAGTTCGCGAACTGACGGGCCTGGGCCTGAAGGAAGCGAAGGACCTGGTCGACGGTGCACCGAAGCCTGTTAAGGAAGCGGTACCGAAGGCTGCTGCTGAAGAAGCCAAGAAGAAGCTGGAAGAAGCCGGCGCGAAGGCTGAAATCAAGTAA